DNA from Metabacillus flavus:
TTGCATGGTTATTTTACCAATTCTGGTTTTATGGACGATTGCTTACCGGAAATTCTCATCTAATTACAATGAGAAAATTCGTACCCTTGTCAGTGATATCAATGCAATGGTGAACGAATCGATTCAAGGCATGACCATTATTCAGGCATTTCGCCGCCAAAAGGAGACGACAGAAGAGTTTGAAAAGCTGAATGAAGAGCATTTCCATTATCAAAACAAACTCCTTAGCATCAATGCCCTTCTTTCTCACAACATGGTTGGATTTATCCGGAATGTGGCCTTCGTTGCCCTTATTTGGTACTTTGGGGGAGCATCCCTGAATCCGGGATCCATGGTTTCGCTTGGTGTCCTTTATGCATTTGTTGATTACCTGAACCGCTTGTTCCAGCCGATTTCGGGAATCGTCAACCAGTTTGCGCAGCTGGAACAGGCACGTGTCGCGTCAAACAGGGTTTTCAGTCTGCTTGATGAGAAAGGAATCGACGTAGAAGAAGCCAATAACAGGCGTTATAAAGGAAATGTTGTCTTTGACCATGTCTCCTTTGGCTATACGGAGGATCATGATGTACTCAAGGATATCCATTTTGAAGCGAAGCAGGGGGAAACCGTCGCACTAGTTGGCCACACAGGTTCCGGAAAAAGCTCAATTATGAATCTGCTGTTCCGTTTCTATGATGTCAGGACGGGGAAAATTACGATTGATGGTGTGAACATTCAGGATCTATCGAGACAGGAAGTACGCAAGCATATGGGGATTGTCCTGCAGGATCCATTTCTGTTTTCAGGGACCATATCTTCGAACGTAAACCTTGAAAATGAGGAAATCACCGGAGAGCAAATTGAAAAGGCACTAACCGATGTCGGTGCGGAAAATCTGCTGAAGAACCTGCCAAAAGGTTTTGATGAGCCAGTGATTGAAAAAGGAAGTACCCTGTCTTCAGGGCAGCGCCAGCTCATTTCATTCGCGCGTGCCCTCGCATATGATCCGGCTATCTTAATTCTTGATGAAGCGACAGCAAGCATTGATACCGAAACGGAAACAATTATCCAGGAAGCTCTGGAAGTCCTGAAAAAAGGCCGTACGACATTTATCATAGCCCACAGGCTGTCAACGATTAAAAATGCAGATCAGATTCTCGTTCTGGATCGCGGACAAATCGTGGAAAAAGGGAATCATGATGAACTAATGAAGCTTGAAGGAAAATATTATCAAATGTATAAGCTGCAGCAAGGAAAGCAAAATGCAGGCAGCACCCTTGCAGGATGAAGGAAAGAGCCAGCTAATTAAAATTAGCTGGCTCTTTAAATTTTTAGTACGCTAACCCGACCCGTGTGCAGGGGTAATGATGTTTCTGCCACTCTGTATATACAAAGTGAGCCGTATCTTGAACAGAGATAGAGGTGCCATCTTCGGGAAGGAAGCCGGCTTCGCACCGATACGACTTTGTTAGTTTTCCATCAGGTAAATAAGTTGGGCAGGCAATCGTCCAGTCTAAATCAGATTTCAGGAGCATTTCATACACCCTTGCATGTTCCTCTGCAGCTCTTGTAGAGCGCCGCTTGGATTCGTTTGATTGAAAACGGTAAAGCGAGGGTTCGGATCTTGCCTGCAGAATTCCTGCCGTGCCCACGGTAATGATCCGCTTTATTTTGAACTCGTTTGCAACAGTCAAAATGTTCCTCATGCCAGCTGTTAGAGTGTCGTCACCATCGGTATTCAAACAGCTGATGATTGTGCTGCAGCCTTCAATTGTGCTATGTACATCCTCCGCATTCCTGACGTTTCCTTTGATGATTCTCACCTTGGATTTTGGAGGAAGCTTTTCAGGTGATCTGACCAGTGCTTGAAAAGGTTGTCCAGCTTCAGTTAATAAGGAGGTAAGCTCACGGCCTACTCTGCCTGTGCTGCCAAAAAGCGCGATGTTCATAAATGCCACTTCCTTTTTCCCCATCATACCTTATTGGATAGAAGGAAGGATATTTTACAGTTTTCTTAATATGATAAACCGGTGAAGAAAATCTGTTTCCTGCACGATGAATAAAAAGATAAAGCTGAAAAGACCCCAATCCAGCTGGCCGAACATGAAAAAACTCCTTCCATTAATTTTATTCCATTATATGGAGGAGTTGTTCAATTGGAAACGGCAAAAATAAAAGAAGGGAGATGCGCTGGGCATCCCCCTTCGAATCCATGTTATGAAATTAACGAGCTCCGCCGAAAGACTGTTGAGCCATTTGTACTAGGCGTTTTGTGATTTCTCCGCCTACAGAACCGTTAGCGCGAGCAGTAGTTTCTGCTCCAAGGTTTACTCCAAACTCAGTAGCGATCTCATATTTCATTTGATCGATAGCTTGTTGTGCACCTGGTACTACTAGTTGGTTTGAGCTAGTGTTGTTTGCCATGTTTTTCAACTCCTATGAGTGTATTTTTTGGTTGGACCAGCTGGGCTTGCACCAGCCGGAGAATCAGCGAGTGAACCTCCTGCCTCTATCGGCTTGACCCATCGCGCTTGCTACAGTACGTATTATGTTTCGAATGCGAATTTTTCATCCAAATTTAAATTTGGTAAATTATTCAACGGGCAAAAAAAGGGCACATATTTAATAAACACAGGTGAAAAATACGAACAGAA
Protein-coding regions in this window:
- a CDS encoding ABC transporter ATP-binding protein; this encodes MSTGNRLVQYALIYKKTLLAALLMLAVAVGAELTGPIIAKKMIDDHIIGIEKPWFETESSGKDSVSYKGKTYKRENRFAEGETKGKQVHVLQTKLDYYFIPEAVKEDGERRAQNGELVIKNRDGETSYPASKLSKQELLAFYEPEVSGLIFLMGLYFGLLVLASFFNYGQRYFLQVTSNRIIQRMREDIFEHIQRLPIKYFDNLPAGKVVARVTNDTEAIRELYVAVLATFFTSAIYITGIFIALFLLEAKLALICMVILPILVLWTIAYRKFSSNYNEKIRTLVSDINAMVNESIQGMTIIQAFRRQKETTEEFEKLNEEHFHYQNKLLSINALLSHNMVGFIRNVAFVALIWYFGGASLNPGSMVSLGVLYAFVDYLNRLFQPISGIVNQFAQLEQARVASNRVFSLLDEKGIDVEEANNRRYKGNVVFDHVSFGYTEDHDVLKDIHFEAKQGETVALVGHTGSGKSSIMNLLFRFYDVRTGKITIDGVNIQDLSRQEVRKHMGIVLQDPFLFSGTISSNVNLENEEITGEQIEKALTDVGAENLLKNLPKGFDEPVIEKGSTLSSGQRQLISFARALAYDPAILILDEATASIDTETETIIQEALEVLKKGRTTFIIAHRLSTIKNADQILVLDRGQIVEKGNHDELMKLEGKYYQMYKLQQGKQNAGSTLAG
- a CDS encoding NAD(P)-dependent oxidoreductase, whose amino-acid sequence is MNIALFGSTGRVGRELTSLLTEAGQPFQALVRSPEKLPPKSKVRIIKGNVRNAEDVHSTIEGCSTIISCLNTDGDDTLTAGMRNILTVANEFKIKRIITVGTAGILQARSEPSLYRFQSNESKRRSTRAAEEHARVYEMLLKSDLDWTIACPTYLPDGKLTKSYRCEAGFLPEDGTSISVQDTAHFVYTEWQKHHYPCTRVGLAY
- a CDS encoding alpha/beta-type small acid-soluble spore protein, with amino-acid sequence MANNTSSNQLVVPGAQQAIDQMKYEIATEFGVNLGAETTARANGSVGGEITKRLVQMAQQSFGGAR